From Pagrus major chromosome 6, Pma_NU_1.0, one genomic window encodes:
- the LOC140998871 gene encoding RNA-binding protein 5-like yields the protein MGADKRLSRGERSGRYGSDGRRDDPEWHDRRRGRDVERDYDHRWGDDRHRERRDRDRDSPERGRKRRNSDRSDDEYDGDYPDHHYNMEPEEESKTIMLRGLPLNVIEDDIRSALEQLEGPQPVEIRLMRKRRGISRGFAFVEFYRLQDSTRWMETNQNKLVIQGKSIALHYSNRRQNVENWLCTACGVYNFRKKLKCFRCGAAKVDRESPGRSGSNAESQQQGDYNGDTLILRNIAPLSTVDGILNMLASYANLSAGNIRLIKDKHTGQNRGFAFVQLSSPLEASQLLAALQGLQPPLKLDGKTIGVDYAKSARKDSAQLDGIRANVLSVASTAIAAAQWSSSQLQQASATTSDYITLPEGYAQQTQGPNYQSWQQQPEGLAPVVGDGLLGAAPEMKTLLPVATGVVISQTPQLYQPVVISQPAIQSQQLVRPVDAAHQTAVSVCAASLVTPAATTVATTACAAPTTNTTAVVAPDTSTYQYDEASGYYYDPQAGLYYDPSSQYYYNSESQQYLYWDSEKQMYVPALAESDTNTEQLAKELREKKEKPKSKSAQQIAKDMERWAKSFNKQKESFKSSSQGSGPSKEEDRRESAAADAGFALFEKKHTGGFDIPSFMTEQFKILEHQETSAKTGLVAAFNEDGDAEEGGSDRAAYEDGKITDWRKMVCLLCRRQFPTKEALLRHQQLSDLHKQNLEIQRRSKLTEAELEELERKETELKYRDRAAERREKYGVPEPPAPKKRFYPPPTPTVNYEQPTKDGLTSDNIGSKMLQAMGWQEGKGLGRHQQGITAPITASLRTKGTGLGIKGSSYELSASDTYKDAVRKAMFSRFTEIE from the exons ATGGGAGCTGATAAAAG gctCAGTCGTGGTGAACGCAGTGGAAGATATGGTTCTGACGGGAGGAGGGATGATCCAGAATGGCATGACAGACGAAGAGGCAGAGACGTGGAGAGGGATTATGATCATCGTTGGGGTGATGATAGACACAGAGAgcggagagacagagacagagacagtccAGAG AGGGGTCGAAAACGACGCAATAGTGACAGATCTGATGATGAATACGATGGGGATTATCCAGACCACCATTACAACATGGaaccagaggaggagagcaagaCTATTATGCTGAGGGGTCTCCCTCTTAATGTTATAGAGGATGAT ATCCGCTCAGCACTAGAGCAGCTGGAGGGGCCCCAACCTGTGGAAATTCGCTTGATGAGGAAAAGAAGAG GTATAAGCCGAGGTTTCGCCTTCGTGGAGTTTTATCGCTTGCAAGATTCTACCCGATGGATGGAGACCAATCAG AACAAGCTGGTGATCCAGGGGAAAAGCATTGCGCTGCACTACAGCAACAGGAGACAGAACGTTGAAAACTGGCTTTGCACTGCA TGTGGTGTGTACAATTTCCGCAAGAAGCTGAAGTGTTTCAGGTGTGGAGCAGCTAAAGTTG ACAGAGAGTCACCGGGACGAAGTGGTTCAAATGCAGAGTCTCAACAACAAGGAGATTACAATGGAGACA caCTAATTTTGAGAAACATTGCCCCTCTTTCAACCGTGGATGGAATTTTGAACATGCTGGCCTCCTACGCCAACCTGTCAGCGGGCAACATCCGCCTCATCAAAGACAAGCACACAGGACAGAATAGAGGCTTTGCCTTTGTTCAGCTCTCGTCTCCCTTG GAGGCTTCTCAGCTGCTCGCTGCTCTCCAGGGCCTTCAGCCGCCACTGAAACTGGATGGGAAAACAATCGGTGTGGATTATGCCAAGAGTGCAAGGAA AGACTCAGCGCAGCTTGATGGAATCAGGGCCAATGTTCTCTCTGTTGCCAGCACAGCCATAGCTGCAGCTCAGTGGTCATCCAGCCAG CTACAGCAAGCTTCAGCTACCACCTCTGACTACATTACTCTTCCGGAGGGTTATGCACAGCAAACACAG GGACCGAATTATCAGtcatggcagcagcagcctgaagGATTGGCTCCTGTTGTTGGAGATGGATTGCTCGGAG CTGCTCCAGAAATGAAGACACTGCTCCCTGTAGCCACAGGTGTTGTCATATCCCAGACACCTCAACTTTACCAGCCTGTCGTTATCAGCCAGCCTGCCATACAG TCACAACAGTTAGTGAGGCCTGTCGATGCAGCACATCAGACTGCTGTGAGTGTCTGCGCTGCATCACTGGTAACACCAGCAGCTACCACTGTTGCAACTACTGCCTGTGCTGCCCCAACTACTAACACAACAG CTGTTGTTGCCCCTGACACCTCCACATACCAGTATGATGAGGCTTCAGGTTACTATTATGATCCACAGGCTGGCCTGTACTACGATCCCAGCAGCCAA TACTACTATAACTCTGAGTCTCAGCAGTACCTCTACTGGGACAGTGAAAAGCAGATGTACGTCCCTGCACTGGCTGaatcagacacaaacacagagcaactGGCAAAAGAGCTgcgggaaaaaaaagagaagcccAAAAGCAAGTCTGCACAGCAG ATCGCAAAGGACATGGAACGTTGGGCAAAAAGCTTCAATAAGCAAAAAGAGAGTTTTAAGAGCAGTTCCCAAGGCTCAGGACCATCcaaggaggaggacaggagagagtCTGCAGCTGCTGACGCAGGTTTTGCTCTCTTTGAGAAAAAG CATACAGGAGGCTTTGACATACCATCATTCATGACGGAACAATTCAAGATCCTAGAGCATCAGGAGACTTCAGCTAAG ACTGGTCTGGTTGCTGCTTTCAACGAAGATGGTGATGCAGAGGAGGGCGGCTCAGATCGAGCTGCCTATGAAGATGGAAAAATAACAGACTGGAGGAAGATGGTTTGCCTGCTGTGTCGACGGCAGTTCCCCACCAAGGAGGCTCTGCTGCGTCACCAGCAGCTATCTGACCTCCACAAG CAAAACTTGGAAATTCAGAGAAGATCAAAACTCACAGAAgctgagctggaggagctggagagaaaagaaactgaG CTGAAATacagagacagagctgcagagagaagggAGAAGTACGGTGTCCCTGAACCTCCCGCACCAAAGAAGAGATTCTATCCACCGCCAACCCCGACAGT AAACTATGAACAGCCCACCAAAGACGGCCTAACGAGTGATAACATCGGGAGCAAAATGTTGCAAGCAATGGGCTGGCAGGAAGGCAAAGGTCTGGGGCGCCACCAGCAGGGCATCACCGCTCCCATCACG GCTTCATTAAGGACCAAGGGCACAGGCTTGGGTATTAAAGGAAGCTCGTATGAACTCTCAGCATCTGACACCTACAAGGATGCTGTTCGTAAGGCCATGTTCTCACGCTTCACGGAGATAGAGTGA